In Malus sylvestris chromosome 15, drMalSylv7.2, whole genome shotgun sequence, a single genomic region encodes these proteins:
- the LOC126605072 gene encoding transcription factor MYBS3-like, whose protein sequence is MGRKCSHCGNIGHNSRTCTNFRGTPSSTSFVGFRLFGVQLHHDHHHIVMSSSNMNSNSANHHVAMSMKKSYSTDCLPTTSSASSSSPSNSSLSPSRLSMEENICAADKASIGYLSDGLICRAQERKKGVPWTEEEHRTFLIGLEKLGKGDWRGISRNYVTTRTPTQVASHAQKYFLRQASLTKKKRRSSLFDMFGSSNNINMATYDPIPTQRDNIIHGDMAIDTSTLPPLQRSTAAKNLKSDHNQKPPVSRTTTQQLPAWIYGLIDSQMKSSSSSSEASVVPDLELTLAAPTSPNLEQQNNSSPTPAGPLLNLGRISVT, encoded by the exons ATGGGCAGAAAGTGCTCACATTGTGGAAACATAGGCCACAACTCTAGGACCTGCACAAATTTCAGAGGCACTCCTAGTAGTACTAGTTTTGTTGGATTTAGGCTCTTCGGTGTCCAACTTCACCATGATCACCATCATATCGTGATGTCTTCATCTAACATGAACAGTAATTCTGCTAATCATCATGTTGCCATGTCCATGAAGAAAAGTTACAGCACGGATTGCTTGCCGACAACGTCGTCAGCCTCTTCATCTTCCCCATCTAACTCTTCATTGTCTCCTTCAAGACTTTCCATGGAGGAAAATATTTGTGCAGCAGATAAAGCCTCCATCGGCTATCTCTCCGACGGTCTCATATGCCGAGCCCAAGAAAGGAAGAAGG GAGTTCCATGGACGGAAGAGGAGCACCGGACGTTCCTAATCGGACTCGAGAAGTTAGGAAAGGGTGACTGGAGAGGCATCTCTAGGAATTATGTGACCACAAGAACCCCAACCCAAGTTGCAAGTCATGCTCAGAAGTATTTTCTCAGGCAAGCAAGCCTCACCAAAAAGAAGCGACGTTCTAGCCTCTTCGATATG TTTGGGAGCAGCAACAATATAAATATGGCAACTTATGATCCAATTCCTACTCAACGTGACAATATTATTCATGGTGACATGGCCATTGATACCAGCACACTGCCTCCGCTTCAACGTAGCACTGCAGCAAAAAATCTAAAATCAGATCACAATCAAAAACCTCCAGTCAGTAGGACTACTACTCAGCAGCTGCCGGCTTGGATTTACGGGTTGATCGATTCCCAGATGAAATCGAGTTCATCTTCGAGTGAAGCGTCAGTAGTACCGGATCTAGAGCTCACGCTTGCCGCGCCAACTAGTCCTAATTTGGAACAACAAAATAATTCATCCCCAACCCCAGCAGGTCCCCTCCTTAATCTTGGAAGAATTAGTGtcacataa